The DNA window TGGCGTACCAAAAACCGTCGGGTAATGCCTGGTAGAGCCATGTGTAGATGCCGACCTGGACGGCAAAGGTCACTCCGTACAACGCGACCACTGCGACAAAGCGCGCACGCGACGGCGCAGCATTGAACGTCCAACGACGGTTGATCAAGTACGCCGTTGTGGTGCCGAGCACGAAGCCGATCGCCTTGGCCAGCGTGACGCCGACGCCGAACACGAAATGCAGCAGCAGGTTGACGCCCTGGTCGACGATTGCCGACAGCACACCCGTCGCCAAGAAGCGGATGATCTGAGTCTTGAGGTCGAGGGCTTCGTCGGCGATGTTTTCCGTCAGCGGCAACTCGACGGGCAGCGGGACGTGGTGTTGCAACTCTTCGTCTTCTGCTGACCAGTCGTCGTTCTGCGAGGTGGGCACGATCATCGAGACTAGCCGTCGACCCGCACCGGGCACCCCTTAGACCCCGCCGCGCAGCGGGTACCCTCTACACCGATGTCCACGACAGCAGACGACGCACTCTTCCCCCTGGAACCACAGGCCCGGAACACTGCGCCGCTACCCACGCAGACCCGCACGATCTCCGGTTTCGGGCGCACCGCGCCTTCGACCGGTGAGGTGCTCTCGACCTCCGACCCCGAGCTCATTGCGAACGCGGTGAAGCAGGTTGCAGAGCAGAACGACAGCAAGCCGTCCTACCTGCAGCGCGGTGTCATCGCACGTGGCCTCGGCCGCTCGTACGGTGACAACGCTCAGAATTCCGGTGGCCTCGTCATCGACATGACGGCACTCAACCGCATCCACAGCATCGACGCGGGAACGCGCATCGTCGATCTCGACGGTGGCGTCAGTCTCGATCAGCTGATGCGGGCCGCGCTGCCGTTCGGTCTGTGGGTTCCGGTCCTGCCCGGTACGCGTCAGGTCACCATCGGCGGCGCAATCGGATGCGATATCCACGGCAAGAACCATCACAGCGCCGGCAGCTTCGGCAACCACGTGCGCTCGATGGAACTGCTCACCGCGGACGGACAGATCCGCCATCTGACACCGTCGGGCAAGAACGCCAAACTGTTCTGGGCGACGGTCGGTGGCAATGGTCTGACCGGCATCATCCTGCGCGCGACCATCGAGATGACGGCCACCGAGTCGGCCTACTTCATCAACGACGGCATTCGTACCGAGACTCTCGACGAGACCGTCGCGGCTCATCAGGACGGCACCGAGGACAACTACACGTACTCGAGTGCGTGGTTCGACGTCATGAGCGGGCCGCCCAAGCTCGGTCGGGCGACGATCACCCGTGGCTCGTTGGCGAAGTTCGACGAGCTCCCTAAGAAGTTGCAGAAGGACCCGCTCAAGTTCGACGCGCCGCAGTTGCTGACAGTGCCGGATGTCTTCCCGATCAGCGGCCTGAACAAGCTGTCGATGAGCATGATCGGCGAGGCCTACTACCGCATGGGTGGCAACTACACCGGCAAGGTCCAGAACCTGACGCAGTTCTACCACCCCCTCGATCTCATCGGCGAGTGGAACCGCGGCTACGGGCCCAAGGGATTTCTGCAGTACCAGTTCCTCGTTCCCACCGAGGCTCTCGAAGAGTTCAAGGACATCATCCGGTTCATCCAGCGTTCCGGCCAGTACTCGGCACTGAACGTCTTCAAGTTGTTCGGTCCGGGAAACAAAGCGCCACTGAGCTTTCCGATGGCCGGTTGGAATGTTGCGATGGACTTCCCGATCAAAGCAGGCCTCAACGAGATGGTCCGGGAACTCGACAAGCGCGTCCTCGAATTCGGCGGTCGTCTGTACACAGCGAAGGATTCGCGCACCACCGCCGAAACGTTCCATTCGATGTACCCACGGATCGACGAGTGGATCAAGGTTCGCCGATCCGTCGACCCCACAGGCGTTTTCGCCTCCGATATGGCAAGAAGGCTGGAATTACTGTGACGATAGATGCCGTCGGCAACCCCCAGACGATCCTGGTTCTGGGCGGAACAAGCGAGATCGGTCTCGCCATCACCGAGGAATACCTGTCGAAGTCACCGGCTCGAGTCATACTCGCCGCGCTGCCGAACGACCCGCTGCGCGAGAGCGCCGTCGCCCAGCTGACCGCCAAGGGCGCGAAGTCCGTCGACGTCATCGACTTCGATGCACTCGATACGGCCTCGCACCCGAAGGTCATCGACGAAGCGTGGTCCAAGGGCGATGTCGACGTCGCCATCGTTGCTTTCGCGGTGGACTTCGACGCCGAGGAGCTGTGGCAGGACCAGCGCAAAGCTGTCCTGACGGCAAACATCAACTACACCGCTTCGGTGTCGGTGGGCGTACTGCTCGGCGAGAAGATGAAGGCACAGGCCTCCGGACGCATCATCGTCATGTCCTCGGTCGCCGGTGAGCGTGTACGTCGTTCCAACTTCGTGTACGGATCGACCAAAGCGGGTCTCGACGGTTTCTACCTCGGCCTCGGAGAAGCTCTGCGCGAGTTCGGCCCTCGCGTGACGGTGATCCGCCCCGGAATGGTGCGCACCAAGTTCAGCGCGCACGTCAAGGAAGCTCCGTTGACGGTCGACAAGGAAGACATCGCCAAACTGGCGGTGGCCGCATCGCAGAAGGGCAAGGATCTGGTCTGGGCACCGGGACCTTTCCGCTTCGTGATGATCGCACTGCGGCACGTTCCGCGTCCGATCTTCCGCAAACTCCCTATCTAGATGAAACGAGCGCTCGGGACGGCCGTCGACGGTGCACTGGCCGCTCTCGTCGCAACCATTGTTGCGTCGATCGGGTTGTACGCCTTCTCCCTCGTCGAGTGGCCGGCGTTCAACTCGTCCAACGTCACTCGCGCACTGACGTCGCTCGGGCAGGTCGTCTGCGCCATAGCGTTCGCCGCGGCGATCGTTCTGTATCGCCGCGGGACCTTGGAATGGTTGGCGAAGGTTCTGACGTGGCTCGGGCTGTCCGGATTCGTCACGGTCACACTCGGTATGCCCTTGGCGGCGACCAAGTTGTACCTGTTCGGCATTTCGGTCGACCAAGAGTTTCGCACCGAATACCTGACGCGACTGACAGATTCGGCCGCGCTGCGCGACATGACGTACGCCGACATCCCACCGTTCTACCCGGCAGGCTGGTTCTGGATCGGCGGACGCGTCGGAAATCTCCTGGGCATGGACGGCTGGGAAGTGTTCAAGCCGTTCGCAATCGGGTTCCTCGCAGTCACGGCGGTCGTGGCGTTCACGCTTTGGAAGCAGCTCGTTCGGACGGACCTGGCCGTCGCGGTCAGCGCCGTGACCACCGCGCTGGTCGTCGCGTACGCATCTCCAGAGGCATACAGCGCCGTCATCGCCCTGCTCGTCGCGCCGGCTCTCCTACTCGCGTGGGGTGCGCTGAATAGGCCGGTGTCCGTCTACTCCGCTCGCTTGAATGGTCCATCCACGCCATCTGATCGTATGAATGGACCATTCAAGCGGTCTGGGGGTAGGAGCGAACCCAAGCGAACCACCAACTGGGGCTGGGGCGCGGTCGTCGGTACCGGATTGTTCCTCGGCCTAGCTGCGACGTTCTACACCCTCTATCTGGGGATGGCGGCGTTCGCGGTCACCCTCATGGCCGTCGTATCGGCCGTACTCAACGTTCGCGCACACGGGACATGGCGGGCCGCCGTTCCGGTTCTCGTCAGGCTCGTCGCCATCGCTGCCATCTCCGGGGTCATAGCGCTCACAGTGTGGCTTCCGTACCTCGTCGACTTCGTGACGGGCACCCCGTCGACCTCCGGGACTGCGCTGCACTACCTCCCCGAAGCCGGTGCAGCGCTTCCCTTCCCGATGCTCGAGTTCTCATTGCTCGGCGCCCTCTGCATGGTTGGCACGCTGTGGCTGGCGGTCCGGTCCGCGACGTCGAGGCGTGCGCAGGCACTCGGACTTGGCGTCGTCGCCGTGTATCTGTGGACGCTGATGTCGATGGCGGCCACCGTCGCCGGCACCACGCTGCTGTCGTTCCGACTCGAAGCGGTACTGATCGTATTATTGGGCGCCGCAGGAGTTTTCGGCTTCGTCGAGGGATCGAAAGCGATATACCAGGCAATCAACGAGCCGACGCGCTTCAAGGTCGCAGCAGTTGTTCTCGCAACCGTCGGCGCACTGGCATTCGCGCAGAACATCCCCCAGGTACTGCAAGCGGAGATCACTGTCGCGTACTCGGACACAGACGGTGACGGGGTACGCGCCGACAAGCGTCCACCGAGCGCCGTGTCGTACTACGGCGAAGTGGACCAGGCGATCACCGAGCAACTGGGCCGAGAACGGGACGAAACAATCGTGCTCACTGCGGACACGTCGTTCCTGAGCTACTACCCCTACTTCGGCTTCCAGGGTTTGACGTCCCACTACGCCAATCCACTCGCTCAGTTCGACCAGCGGTCGGCAGCAATCGCCGAATGGGCAGCACTCGAAACCCCGGACGAACTGATCGAAGCACTCGATACCAGCCAGTGGCCGGCTCCCGACGCCTTCCTGTTCCGCCGCGGCGCCGACGGCTACACCCTGAGGCTGGCCGAGGATGTGTACCCGAACGATCCCAATGTGCGGCGATACACCGTCACCTTCGACGAGTCGCTGTTCGAGGATCCACGGTTCGAGGTGACCGACATCGGGCCATTTGCGCTGGTCACTCGTTCCACATAGGCAAATCACATAACGTTCACGTAACGTTCAACCCGATGATCACCACCGACCAGACTATTCTCGAGCAGCCGGGGACGGCCCCCTCGTCGAAAATCGGGTCCGTTGCGGCACGTGTACGCGGGGTCAACCGTGCCGACGTTGCGGCAGCCTCTGCCTTCACCGTCGTCGCCCTGTTCGTCCTGCAGGGACAGTGGCGGAATCTGTCGAACGGCTACCTCTACAACAGTGGCCAGGACCAGGCGATGTGGGAGTGGTTCTTCGCCGTTGCCGCGCACTCGGTCGTGCACCTCGAGAACCCACTGTGGAGCGATCTGCAGAACTACCCACTCGGCGTGAATCTCATGGCCAACACCGCCATGTTCGGGCTGTCGATTCCGTTGGCGCCCGTCACGCTGCTGTTCGGCCCCACCGTCACCTGGGCAATCGCGCTGACGATAGGGCTCGCCGGCACCGCCTATGCCTGGTACTGGCTGTTCTCGCGGACCGTGGGCGCATCGCGCGGCGCGTCCGCATTGGGCGGCGCACTGTGCGGCTTCGCACCCGGCATGATCTCTCACGCG is part of the Rhodococcus sovatensis genome and encodes:
- a CDS encoding FAD-binding oxidoreductase, with the protein product MSTTADDALFPLEPQARNTAPLPTQTRTISGFGRTAPSTGEVLSTSDPELIANAVKQVAEQNDSKPSYLQRGVIARGLGRSYGDNAQNSGGLVIDMTALNRIHSIDAGTRIVDLDGGVSLDQLMRAALPFGLWVPVLPGTRQVTIGGAIGCDIHGKNHHSAGSFGNHVRSMELLTADGQIRHLTPSGKNAKLFWATVGGNGLTGIILRATIEMTATESAYFINDGIRTETLDETVAAHQDGTEDNYTYSSAWFDVMSGPPKLGRATITRGSLAKFDELPKKLQKDPLKFDAPQLLTVPDVFPISGLNKLSMSMIGEAYYRMGGNYTGKVQNLTQFYHPLDLIGEWNRGYGPKGFLQYQFLVPTEALEEFKDIIRFIQRSGQYSALNVFKLFGPGNKAPLSFPMAGWNVAMDFPIKAGLNEMVRELDKRVLEFGGRLYTAKDSRTTAETFHSMYPRIDEWIKVRRSVDPTGVFASDMARRLELL
- a CDS encoding galactan 5-O-arabinofuranosyltransferase: MKRALGTAVDGALAALVATIVASIGLYAFSLVEWPAFNSSNVTRALTSLGQVVCAIAFAAAIVLYRRGTLEWLAKVLTWLGLSGFVTVTLGMPLAATKLYLFGISVDQEFRTEYLTRLTDSAALRDMTYADIPPFYPAGWFWIGGRVGNLLGMDGWEVFKPFAIGFLAVTAVVAFTLWKQLVRTDLAVAVSAVTTALVVAYASPEAYSAVIALLVAPALLLAWGALNRPVSVYSARLNGPSTPSDRMNGPFKRSGGRSEPKRTTNWGWGAVVGTGLFLGLAATFYTLYLGMAAFAVTLMAVVSAVLNVRAHGTWRAAVPVLVRLVAIAAISGVIALTVWLPYLVDFVTGTPSTSGTALHYLPEAGAALPFPMLEFSLLGALCMVGTLWLAVRSATSRRAQALGLGVVAVYLWTLMSMAATVAGTTLLSFRLEAVLIVLLGAAGVFGFVEGSKAIYQAINEPTRFKVAAVVLATVGALAFAQNIPQVLQAEITVAYSDTDGDGVRADKRPPSAVSYYGEVDQAITEQLGRERDETIVLTADTSFLSYYPYFGFQGLTSHYANPLAQFDQRSAAIAEWAALETPDELIEALDTSQWPAPDAFLFRRGADGYTLRLAEDVYPNDPNVRRYTVTFDESLFEDPRFEVTDIGPFALVTRST
- a CDS encoding decaprenylphospho-beta-D-erythro-pentofuranosid-2-ulose 2-reductase, which encodes MTIDAVGNPQTILVLGGTSEIGLAITEEYLSKSPARVILAALPNDPLRESAVAQLTAKGAKSVDVIDFDALDTASHPKVIDEAWSKGDVDVAIVAFAVDFDAEELWQDQRKAVLTANINYTASVSVGVLLGEKMKAQASGRIIVMSSVAGERVRRSNFVYGSTKAGLDGFYLGLGEALREFGPRVTVIRPGMVRTKFSAHVKEAPLTVDKEDIAKLAVAASQKGKDLVWAPGPFRFVMIALRHVPRPIFRKLPI
- a CDS encoding GtrA family protein, with the translated sequence MIVPTSQNDDWSAEDEELQHHVPLPVELPLTENIADEALDLKTQIIRFLATGVLSAIVDQGVNLLLHFVFGVGVTLAKAIGFVLGTTTAYLINRRWTFNAAPSRARFVAVVALYGVTFAVQVGIYTWLYQALPDGFWYANVAFVIAQGTATVINFIVQRFVIFKIR